In the Marinomonas algicola genome, one interval contains:
- a CDS encoding tyrosine-type recombinase/integrase, with amino-acid sequence MKPELNHNATGVKRPFKLEEIWRIRTRIEIQNNLMQLALLNLAIDSKLRSCDLLSLKVRDVTTLDQVFERVQLTQKKTGIEVQFEITPRTQQSIIHWIQEVKLQPSDYLFRSIRRSNQPISYSYYRSIIRSWAEQLGLDSDLYGTHSMRRTKATLVYARTKNIRAVQLLLGHTKIDNTIRYLGIEIEDAIKISRETDC; translated from the coding sequence ATGAAACCAGAACTAAACCACAATGCTACTGGTGTGAAACGTCCTTTCAAGCTAGAAGAGATTTGGCGTATTCGCACTCGAATTGAAATTCAAAACAACTTGATGCAATTAGCTTTACTTAATTTGGCTATAGATAGCAAGCTAAGATCATGTGACTTACTCTCTTTAAAAGTTCGAGACGTCACTACTCTCGATCAAGTATTTGAAAGGGTTCAATTAACGCAGAAGAAAACTGGGATCGAAGTTCAATTTGAGATAACTCCGAGAACACAACAAAGTATTATCCATTGGATTCAAGAAGTTAAATTGCAACCCAGTGATTATTTGTTTCGGAGTATACGTCGCTCTAATCAACCAATAAGCTATTCATATTACAGGTCTATCATCAGGAGCTGGGCTGAGCAATTAGGACTTGATTCTGACCTTTATGGAACTCACTCAATGCGAAGAACCAAAGCGACTTTGGTTTATGCTCGAACCAAAAATATACGTGCCGTTCAGTTACTACTTGGTCATACAAAAATTGATAACACCATCAGATATTTGGGAATAGAGATTGAAGACGCCATTAAAATATCGAGAGAAACCGATTGTTGA
- a CDS encoding UvrD-helicase domain-containing protein → MSPITEQDILNVEKKLSLKFDDGSKEFIKCSVTKDIQACPGAGKTTSLVAKLDILASKMPFPDKSGILVLTHTNVAVDEIKRKLGHNGSKILGYPNHVGTFQSFINKYLAIPMYVKIFGKKPETIDSEIFNQKLVSLMNSHWIGKILLGRCQENNFKSVERFLDNLEVYDDKIVLKQSGGREKTMVNSTRPFYAQLRSYLESKVVNQIASRGYLTYRHCYDLAEEYLKEVPEIASVISSRFRYVFVDETQDTDNSQFELLRKIFGKSDSIIQRIGDNDQSIFNFESLDELTWDVDDEHIKICDTKRLSPKISKAASSFSITDHKLVSSSQVSINPVVIVFDDVHIDKVLHKFAELIKRHNLHLEDNPVFKAIGNIAKDNNYHTIPSYIDSHAINRPELIDGDNIRDKLFNSSCEITPCFINNVYWDLIVHYLGVIGIQNEESKFTVRTLIHYLKVNNKFILDGLKLNSLNIIDELSSKADLNLHLEKSLQLLADFMGFQYEPDKLITVVSDYRTPESLLVS, encoded by the coding sequence ATGAGTCCGATAACAGAACAAGATATTTTAAATGTAGAGAAGAAACTCTCCCTAAAGTTCGATGATGGGAGTAAAGAGTTTATCAAATGTTCCGTCACAAAAGATATACAGGCTTGTCCGGGGGCAGGGAAAACTACCTCATTGGTTGCTAAGCTGGATATACTCGCCAGTAAAATGCCGTTCCCAGATAAAAGTGGCATTTTAGTTCTAACTCACACCAATGTTGCTGTTGATGAAATCAAACGTAAGCTTGGCCATAACGGGAGCAAGATTCTTGGATATCCCAACCATGTAGGAACATTTCAGTCTTTTATTAATAAATACTTGGCAATACCTATGTATGTGAAGATATTTGGGAAAAAGCCCGAGACAATAGATTCTGAAATATTCAATCAGAAACTGGTCTCTTTAATGAATTCCCACTGGATTGGTAAGATTTTATTAGGGCGGTGCCAAGAAAATAATTTTAAAAGTGTTGAGAGGTTTTTAGACAACTTAGAGGTATATGACGACAAAATTGTGTTAAAGCAATCTGGAGGAAGGGAAAAAACAATGGTTAACAGTACAAGACCATTTTATGCCCAGCTCAGATCTTACCTTGAAAGTAAAGTTGTAAATCAAATAGCCTCAAGAGGTTATTTAACATATAGACACTGCTATGACTTGGCAGAAGAATATCTGAAAGAAGTCCCTGAAATAGCAAGTGTCATCAGTTCAAGATTCAGATATGTTTTTGTTGATGAGACTCAAGATACAGATAATAGCCAATTTGAACTACTGAGAAAGATATTCGGAAAATCGGATTCTATCATTCAAAGAATCGGTGATAATGACCAATCAATATTTAACTTTGAAAGTTTAGATGAATTGACATGGGATGTTGATGATGAGCATATTAAGATATGTGATACTAAGAGATTGTCTCCCAAAATATCCAAGGCAGCTAGCAGTTTCTCAATAACAGATCATAAACTTGTTAGTAGTAGTCAAGTAAGCATTAATCCGGTAGTCATAGTATTCGATGATGTTCATATTGATAAGGTATTACATAAGTTTGCAGAGTTGATTAAGAGACACAACTTGCATTTGGAGGATAACCCTGTATTTAAAGCTATTGGAAATATAGCAAAGGATAACAACTATCACACCATACCGAGCTATATCGATTCTCATGCTATAAATCGTCCTGAACTTATTGATGGAGACAATATTAGAGATAAGCTTTTCAATAGTAGTTGTGAAATTACGCCATGCTTTATCAATAACGTTTATTGGGATTTGATAGTTCATTACCTAGGTGTGATAGGAATCCAAAATGAAGAGAGTAAGTTTACGGTAAGGACGCTAATTCACTACCTGAAGGTCAACAATAAATTTATTCTGGATGGGTTAAAATTGAACTCACTTAACATCATTGATGAGCTTTCCAGTAAGGCTGACCTCAATCTACATCTTGAAAAATCATTACAGTTACTGGCTGATTTTATGGGGTTCCAATACGAGCCAGATAAACTCATTACCGTAGTTTCTGACTACAGAACACCTGAATCGCTCCTAGTTTCCTAG
- a CDS encoding LysR family transcriptional regulator, whose product MNTSDLNLFIRIVETGSITEAAKQLGITPSAVSSALRRLEKQLDIQLFIRTTRQLRITSQGEQFLFHCRQALESLEHGRIAAHQLQGKISGKLRLSVSSDLGRNIVLPWIDELADLHPTLSIDLNVGDSLSDFFLDQVDVALRYGRPEDSTMVSFHIATMDRITCASPDYIYKFGEPSHPEDLRKHNCLLHKKDGRLFSNWEYMDKSGSYRIKVSSNKVSNDTDIVRRWAISGKGIAYRSQIDVFSDLRSGKLVQLLPDYQSPPIELHLICPSRKQVSPAVIAFRELLRERSAQMVSIAFPA is encoded by the coding sequence ATGAACACTTCGGATCTAAATCTATTCATTCGAATAGTAGAAACTGGCAGCATAACTGAAGCTGCGAAACAATTGGGTATCACGCCATCTGCTGTCAGTTCCGCCCTCCGGCGATTAGAAAAACAGCTAGATATACAATTATTTATAAGAACGACAAGGCAGCTCCGAATTACATCACAAGGAGAGCAGTTTCTGTTCCATTGTCGACAGGCGTTGGAGAGTTTGGAGCATGGGCGGATAGCAGCTCATCAGTTGCAGGGCAAGATCAGTGGAAAATTAAGGTTGTCGGTTTCATCGGATTTAGGGCGCAATATAGTTCTACCTTGGATAGATGAATTGGCAGATCTACATCCCACCCTGTCGATAGATTTAAATGTAGGTGACTCACTTTCTGACTTTTTTCTGGATCAAGTTGATGTTGCCCTTCGTTATGGAAGGCCAGAAGACTCAACAATGGTTTCATTTCATATTGCGACTATGGATAGGATCACCTGTGCTTCGCCTGACTATATATACAAATTTGGTGAACCCTCACATCCTGAGGATTTAAGAAAGCATAATTGTTTGCTACACAAGAAAGATGGTCGCCTATTTAGCAACTGGGAATATATGGATAAGTCCGGAAGCTACAGAATCAAAGTTAGCAGTAATAAAGTAAGTAATGATACAGATATTGTTAGACGCTGGGCTATTAGCGGGAAAGGTATTGCATATAGATCCCAGATAGATGTCTTTTCAGATTTACGCAGTGGAAAATTGGTACAACTTTTACCTGATTATCAATCACCACCTATAGAACTCCACTTAATCTGCCCAAGTAGAAAACAAGTCAGCCCTGCAGTAATAGCGTTCAGGGAACTACTTAGAGAAAGGTCTGCACAAATGGTTTCAATTGCTTTTCCTGCATAG
- a CDS encoding NADH:flavin oxidoreductase/NADH oxidase family protein: MTNSASSDHLLNRPLELPCGAVIKNRLVKSAMSDSLADGEGDPTDAQARLYERWAEGGLGLSIIGEVQVDPRFPEKPGNLVLSADSDLKALHSLASRASTNGAHIWPQLGHAGGLSYLSISQPKGPSALKIGGFRCAGMSDTEVSQLPDMYARAAILAKDVGFTGVQIHAGHGFLLSQFLSPLFNRRKDQYGGSIEARCRIIVEIIDKVRSAVGASFPIGIKINSSDQLEGGLTQEDALEAIRILDQTSIDLIELSGGSYFPGAKSSSDSSSRGPYFVEFSEKAKSLTSIPLVVTGGFKTREQALNSLANGTVDSVGLARALVLNPELANDWLAGTSDKPDFPRFEAPPQGGITAWYTMFLTAIGNDSESNFDLDLSSAIHLYEERDENRCVTWQRKFSRF; encoded by the coding sequence ATGACCAATTCAGCAAGCTCCGATCATTTGCTTAATCGTCCACTAGAGCTTCCCTGTGGCGCTGTTATTAAAAACAGGCTTGTAAAATCAGCCATGTCAGATTCACTTGCAGATGGGGAGGGTGATCCCACAGATGCCCAGGCTCGACTTTATGAAAGATGGGCAGAGGGTGGCCTTGGATTATCTATCATTGGAGAAGTGCAGGTAGATCCACGCTTTCCTGAAAAGCCCGGTAATCTAGTATTAAGCGCTGACTCGGATCTAAAGGCTTTGCACTCTTTAGCCTCACGTGCCTCGACTAATGGCGCTCATATATGGCCCCAGTTAGGTCATGCCGGAGGACTTTCGTATTTGTCCATAAGCCAACCGAAAGGGCCATCCGCCCTGAAAATTGGTGGCTTTCGATGTGCTGGAATGTCGGATACAGAGGTGTCTCAGTTACCGGACATGTATGCTAGAGCAGCAATACTAGCAAAAGATGTTGGATTTACGGGTGTTCAGATTCACGCAGGCCATGGATTTTTACTCAGTCAGTTCTTGTCACCACTATTCAATCGCCGAAAAGACCAGTATGGCGGTTCCATAGAAGCGCGATGCCGGATTATTGTCGAGATAATTGATAAAGTGCGAAGTGCCGTTGGCGCTTCATTTCCTATCGGAATTAAGATCAACTCTTCAGATCAATTGGAGGGTGGCTTAACACAAGAAGATGCTTTAGAAGCTATTCGTATTCTCGATCAAACTTCAATTGATTTGATAGAGTTAAGTGGAGGCTCCTATTTCCCCGGAGCAAAATCCAGTTCTGACAGCTCTTCTAGAGGCCCTTATTTTGTCGAATTTTCAGAAAAAGCAAAGAGTCTAACTAGTATTCCTTTAGTAGTTACGGGCGGCTTTAAAACCCGTGAACAGGCGTTAAACTCGTTGGCAAATGGTACTGTCGATTCCGTTGGATTGGCGCGTGCATTGGTATTGAATCCTGAGCTTGCGAATGATTGGCTAGCCGGAACTAGTGATAAGCCTGATTTTCCTAGGTTTGAGGCTCCGCCTCAAGGAGGAATAACTGCTTGGTACACCATGTTTTTAACCGCAATAGGCAATGATAGTGAAAGCAATTTCGATCTTGATCTTTCATCAGCTATCCATCTTTACGAGGAGCGTGATGAGAATCGTTGCGTGACATGGCAGCGAAAATTCTCTCGCTTCTGA
- a CDS encoding Fic family protein: MKKTDAHPLIASAAFHYEFEFIHPFSDRNGRIGRFWQTLVLKDWHPLLAFLPAETVIKARQEEYYQSLREADAKSDCSVFIELLLSAINQSLTEAIQSEEKARVKTTDQILEVLKESPHLALIDVANRIGRSVSTVEREVSKLKQGGRLEYHGPKKMVFGWSEKFEVVVSYSK, translated from the coding sequence TTGAAAAAGACGGATGCACATCCTCTTATTGCTTCTGCTGCATTTCACTATGAATTTGAATTTATTCATCCTTTTAGTGATAGAAATGGTCGCATAGGTCGTTTTTGGCAGACACTAGTATTAAAGGATTGGCATCCTTTACTTGCTTTTTTGCCTGCAGAGACCGTCATCAAAGCGAGACAAGAAGAATATTATCAGTCGCTTCGAGAAGCGGATGCTAAATCTGACTGCAGTGTCTTTATTGAGTTATTGTTGTCTGCTATTAACCAGTCACTTACGGAAGCGATTCAGTCAGAGGAAAAAGCGCGGGTAAAAACAACAGATCAAATATTAGAGGTTTTAAAAGAGTCTCCACACTTAGCCCTCATCGACGTTGCTAACCGAATAGGTCGTTCTGTGAGTACTGTAGAGAGAGAGGTTTCAAAATTAAAGCAGGGAGGGCGCTTAGAGTACCACGGCCCTAAAAAAATGGTGTTTGGTTGGTCAGAGAAATTTGAAGTAGTGGTATCTTATTCTAAATAA
- a CDS encoding IS3 family transposase (programmed frameshift), with protein MAGERYNEEFKMAAVKQVTEGGYSIADVAKRLGITTKSLYHWRDRYGENAHSYQEKQSNSDELRRLKAELKRVTEERDIPKGSRRVLCRRVEEKYTLIKARRQKYPVRTLCRALEVHPSGFYAWLSNPVSKRAKEDDYLLGFIKQYWLESGCVYGYRKVYKDLRSTGEQCGKNRVYRLMRTEGLQAQRGYKRKNNYGGGERSTIAPNLLNREFDVEKPNTVWVTDITYIRTREGWLFLAVIIDLFSRQVIGWSMDGRINTDLVLNAITMACWRRKPKGEVIVHSDQGCQYTSYDWQSMLKANNLVPSMSRRGNCHDNACAESFFALLKRERIRRRIYKNKEEGKADIFNYIELFYNPTRRHGNNNDLSPMEYEKNYFLKQSSV; from the exons ATGGCCGGCGAACGATATAACGAAGAATTTAAGATGGCAGCGGTTAAGCAGGTAACTGAAGGTGGTTATTCAATTGCTGATGTTGCTAAGCGTTTAGGGATAACAACTAAAAGCCTTTATCACTGGCGTGATCGCTATGGCGAAAACGCTCACTCCTACCAAGAAAAACAATCCAATTCTGATGAGTTACGCAGACTTAAAGCAGAACTTAAGCGTGTAACAGAAGAGCGCGACATCC CTAAAGGAAGCCGCCGTGTTCTTTGCCGCCGAGTCGAAGAAAAATACACGTTAATAAAAGCTCGCCGACAGAAATACCCTGTGCGTACGCTCTGTCGCGCATTAGAAGTCCACCCCAGTGGCTTTTATGCTTGGCTTTCAAACCCCGTTAGCAAACGCGCCAAAGAAGATGATTATTTACTGGGTTTCATAAAGCAATATTGGCTAGAAAGTGGCTGTGTTTATGGCTATCGCAAGGTCTATAAAGATTTACGATCAACAGGTGAACAGTGTGGCAAGAACCGCGTATATCGACTGATGCGAACGGAGGGGCTTCAAGCTCAACGAGGCTATAAGAGGAAAAATAACTATGGCGGTGGAGAACGATCAACGATTGCACCTAACCTACTTAACCGAGAGTTTGACGTTGAAAAGCCAAATACCGTTTGGGTAACTGATATTACGTACATTCGTACACGAGAAGGCTGGCTTTTTCTTGCTGTGATCATTGATCTATTTTCAAGACAAGTAATTGGCTGGTCTATGGATGGCCGTATTAATACAGATTTGGTACTTAATGCTATTACAATGGCTTGTTGGCGACGCAAGCCAAAGGGTGAGGTTATTGTTCACTCAGACCAAGGGTGTCAATACACGAGCTATGATTGGCAAAGTATGCTTAAAGCTAATAATTTAGTCCCAAGCATGAGTCGTAGAGGAAACTGCCATGATAATGCGTGTGCAGAAAGCTTTTTTGCACTGTTAAAAAGAGAACGTATTCGTCGTAGAATTTATAAGAACAAAGAGGAAGGTAAAGCAGATATATTTAATTATATTGAGCTGTTTTATAATCCAACTCGACGTCATGGAAATAATAATGACTTGTCACCAATGGAGTATGAAAAGAACTATTTTTTGAAACAAAGCAGTGTCTAG
- a CDS encoding DUF4041 domain-containing protein: protein MDNNLLILAGISLLAVLLTYIVTKRSADKKVGQYKSIDEALKKAKEEHETLKKANESLQQTNEIAKQALSKINAETADLQALKGQDDSLKVSILEQQQSLDAAQNTLNELNANIEKSEQDLNELMGGIDLYSRLDEYTAHGHFEMPQYLYETSTRYSEEIKDIRQQQKDMIKAKTAVTFPETTVISNDKSLNKKILNGQVKLMLTAFNIECDMLIGKVSPSSFGRTLERIEKLANNLEKSAATMECGFDIDYIELKFEECKLQYQYTLKKQEEIAEQKLIKEQIREEQRAIKEFEKAIAEAEKEEKMYRNLLDKAQQELAQSNEQERSEMEQRIAILELQLAEAEAKEERAKSMAEQTRKGHVYVISNIGSFGEDVYKIGLTRRLEPMDRVKELGDASVPFPFDVHAMIYTDDAPALETALHREFHSQRVNAVNIRKEFFSVDLEEIKDAVEKIAGVDAQFKMTALAEDYYESLRLSDAA, encoded by the coding sequence ATGGATAATAATTTACTGATATTAGCAGGCATATCTTTGTTAGCAGTTTTGCTGACCTATATAGTGACGAAACGCTCTGCGGATAAAAAAGTTGGACAGTACAAGTCAATAGATGAAGCGTTAAAGAAAGCCAAAGAAGAGCACGAGACATTAAAGAAAGCAAATGAATCTCTTCAGCAAACTAATGAGATAGCAAAGCAGGCGCTTTCCAAAATTAACGCTGAAACTGCCGACCTACAAGCTTTGAAAGGACAAGATGACTCTCTTAAAGTTAGTATTCTAGAACAGCAACAGTCTCTTGACGCTGCCCAAAACACTCTAAATGAACTTAATGCCAATATTGAAAAGAGCGAACAGGATCTGAACGAGCTTATGGGTGGGATAGACTTGTATTCACGACTCGATGAATATACTGCTCATGGTCATTTTGAAATGCCACAATATCTCTACGAAACATCAACTCGCTATTCTGAAGAGATCAAAGACATACGGCAGCAGCAAAAAGACATGATTAAAGCGAAAACCGCAGTCACCTTCCCTGAAACGACCGTTATTTCTAATGATAAGTCTTTGAATAAAAAAATCCTCAATGGTCAAGTTAAGCTAATGCTAACTGCGTTCAATATTGAATGTGACATGCTTATTGGCAAGGTTTCACCAAGCTCATTTGGTCGTACGCTGGAACGAATCGAGAAACTAGCAAACAATCTAGAAAAGTCAGCTGCGACAATGGAGTGTGGCTTTGATATTGACTACATCGAACTAAAATTCGAAGAATGTAAGCTTCAGTATCAATATACCCTGAAGAAGCAGGAAGAAATTGCCGAGCAGAAGCTCATCAAAGAGCAAATTCGTGAAGAGCAGAGAGCAATAAAGGAGTTTGAAAAAGCTATTGCTGAAGCTGAGAAAGAAGAAAAAATGTATCGAAACCTTCTTGATAAAGCTCAGCAAGAGCTTGCTCAATCTAATGAACAAGAACGTAGTGAAATGGAACAAAGAATAGCCATTCTAGAGCTGCAATTGGCCGAAGCTGAAGCCAAAGAAGAACGTGCCAAGAGTATGGCGGAACAAACTCGTAAGGGCCATGTGTACGTGATAAGTAACATTGGTTCCTTTGGAGAAGATGTTTACAAGATAGGTTTAACGCGTAGGCTAGAGCCTATGGACAGAGTTAAAGAGCTTGGTGATGCCAGTGTACCATTCCCATTTGACGTACATGCCATGATTTATACTGATGATGCACCTGCACTCGAAACAGCTTTGCACCGTGAATTCCATTCTCAACGTGTTAATGCAGTTAACATTCGTAAGGAGTTCTTCAGTGTCGATCTAGAGGAAATTAAAGATGCCGTTGAAAAGATCGCTGGAGTAGATGCTCAGTTCAAAATGACCGCTCTGGCGGAAGACTATTACGAAAGCCTCCGTCTTAGTGATGCCGCATGA
- a CDS encoding LysR family transcriptional regulator, protein MDKLQTIKVFIEVAKQQSFSSAADVLGMSAPTATRAIAELEGRLRIKLFNRTTRLVRLTESGTRFFNDMQRIIENLEEAEASAAGVYSTPSGILTVTAPVLFGQKHVMPIVNEYLGMYSEVSVKAMFYDRVTSLLEEELDVAIRIGHLKDSNLFASQVGIVRRIVCGSPGYFKKRGVPKYPEDLIEHDLIFPATFESTTTWQFQNDGKKELIKLSPRLMCNQNAAALQAAIEGRGITRLMSYQVGEELKKGTLKAVLTDYEEDPLPVNVVNVEGRRANAKVRSFIELAAQRLRENPFINVGKT, encoded by the coding sequence TTGGATAAATTACAAACCATTAAAGTGTTTATTGAAGTAGCAAAACAACAAAGCTTTTCTTCCGCGGCTGACGTACTTGGGATGTCAGCACCCACGGCAACACGTGCAATCGCGGAGCTAGAAGGACGCTTGCGGATCAAGCTGTTTAATCGCACAACTCGCTTGGTACGTTTGACGGAGTCGGGAACGCGTTTTTTTAATGATATGCAACGTATTATTGAAAATTTGGAAGAGGCCGAAGCTTCGGCAGCAGGAGTTTACAGTACTCCATCAGGAATACTGACAGTAACTGCGCCGGTGTTGTTCGGTCAGAAGCATGTGATGCCTATTGTTAACGAATATTTAGGGATGTACTCAGAGGTCAGTGTAAAAGCGATGTTTTACGATAGAGTCACAAGCTTGCTAGAAGAGGAGCTCGATGTCGCCATTCGCATTGGTCATTTAAAGGATTCAAACTTATTCGCCTCTCAGGTTGGCATTGTTCGACGTATTGTATGTGGCTCGCCCGGTTATTTTAAGAAACGCGGTGTGCCCAAATACCCAGAGGATTTAATAGAACATGATTTGATTTTTCCTGCCACCTTCGAAAGTACCACAACCTGGCAATTTCAGAATGACGGAAAAAAAGAACTGATAAAACTTAGTCCCAGATTAATGTGTAATCAAAATGCAGCCGCTTTACAAGCGGCCATTGAAGGCAGAGGCATTACGCGCTTGATGTCGTATCAGGTTGGTGAGGAGCTAAAAAAAGGTACGCTTAAAGCGGTCCTGACCGATTACGAGGAGGATCCACTGCCGGTAAATGTGGTCAATGTTGAAGGCCGACGAGCGAATGCAAAGGTGCGTTCGTTTATTGAATTGGCTGCACAAAGGCTTAGAGAAAACCCTTTTATTAATGTGGGTAAGACTTAA
- a CDS encoding ATP-dependent nuclease, translating to MYLHCLKMENFRRYEQLDVEFNSGLNLLVGENDSGKTAIVDAIKYVLNTQSYEYLRPCVEDFYLEPSKDESHRATVFRVECTFKGFDKHSAKHFIDWLGTDKEKNFFLKVWISATRKNGRVFYEVKAGSDDEGTTINGEARDLLRATYLKPLRDAESELTPKKGSRLSQILYNHDVFEDEESHRLLRIMSLTNKAIEKFFTTHDGKELLLDINTYLDKFSLENNKLNSRFNVSDSSLKSVLEKLSLRLFNQSVSENTNQGLGSHNLLYIAAELLLLKKSNYQGLKLGLIEEIEAHLHPQTQIRLIEAIQKICEENKIQFILTTHSTSLASKVKLKNLVLCKDGCLYPMGQEHTKLRKGDYLFLERFLDSTKSNLFFANGVILVEGDAENILLPSFAKKLGRDLSQHGVSIVNVGSTAFLRYSNIFLRQDEKKLILDVSLITDVDVRPFIHEDKQTKNKKDSNENNLKDGEGKTIKVEMNSVEIEEMRTKTAQGIRDKYEAPITAFVAPYWTLEYSIARSCLSELFHQAVYICHKTKSNDYVYDKEEKVAFIEKAKVEYKKWKDEDNLSVDEIAYNIYKKIMLDKKISKAVVAQVFADFIIDADFEGVEADENLSYLVNAIKNVTGK from the coding sequence ATGTATTTACATTGTTTGAAAATGGAAAATTTCCGAAGGTATGAACAGTTAGATGTTGAGTTCAATTCTGGCCTAAACTTATTAGTCGGTGAAAATGATTCAGGAAAAACAGCGATTGTAGATGCTATTAAGTATGTGTTAAATACTCAAAGTTACGAGTATTTAAGACCTTGCGTTGAAGACTTCTATTTAGAACCAAGCAAAGACGAATCTCATAGAGCCACTGTATTCCGAGTTGAATGTACCTTTAAGGGTTTTGATAAACACTCTGCAAAGCACTTTATTGATTGGCTAGGTACTGATAAAGAGAAGAATTTCTTCTTGAAGGTATGGATATCTGCAACAAGAAAAAATGGCAGAGTCTTTTACGAGGTTAAGGCTGGCAGTGATGATGAAGGGACTACAATTAATGGCGAAGCGCGTGACTTACTTAGGGCAACATATCTCAAGCCACTACGTGATGCTGAAAGCGAACTAACACCGAAAAAGGGATCTCGTTTATCTCAAATTCTTTATAACCATGATGTTTTCGAAGATGAAGAAAGCCATCGCTTACTTCGAATAATGTCCTTGACGAATAAGGCTATAGAAAAATTCTTTACAACTCATGATGGGAAAGAGTTGCTTTTAGATATAAACACATACCTAGATAAGTTTTCTCTTGAAAACAATAAGCTCAACTCAAGGTTTAATGTAAGTGATAGCTCACTCAAATCGGTTTTAGAAAAGTTATCACTAAGATTATTCAACCAATCTGTATCTGAAAACACCAATCAAGGTCTTGGTTCCCATAACCTTTTGTATATAGCCGCAGAGCTATTATTGCTGAAAAAAAGCAACTATCAGGGGTTGAAGTTAGGGTTGATCGAAGAGATTGAAGCTCATTTGCATCCACAAACACAAATCAGGCTGATTGAGGCTATTCAAAAGATTTGTGAAGAGAACAAAATTCAGTTCATACTCACAACTCATAGCACTAGCTTGGCTTCTAAAGTCAAATTGAAAAACTTAGTACTATGCAAAGATGGATGTTTATATCCAATGGGCCAAGAGCATACAAAGCTGAGAAAGGGAGATTATTTATTTCTGGAGCGTTTCCTTGACTCAACTAAGTCTAACTTGTTTTTTGCCAATGGAGTGATTCTAGTCGAAGGGGATGCTGAAAATATTTTGCTACCTTCTTTTGCCAAAAAGTTAGGTCGTGATCTTTCACAGCATGGTGTGTCTATTGTAAATGTAGGTAGTACGGCATTCTTGCGCTATTCAAATATATTCTTGAGACAGGACGAAAAAAAATTAATTCTTGATGTTTCATTGATAACTGATGTGGATGTAAGACCTTTTATTCATGAAGATAAGCAAACTAAAAATAAAAAAGACTCAAATGAAAATAATCTTAAAGATGGAGAAGGCAAAACTATTAAAGTTGAAATGAATTCAGTAGAGATTGAAGAGATGAGGACAAAAACAGCTCAAGGCATTCGAGATAAATATGAAGCCCCTATAACCGCTTTTGTTGCGCCTTATTGGACTCTTGAATATAGCATCGCTAGAAGTTGTTTAAGTGAATTGTTCCACCAAGCTGTTTATATTTGCCACAAAACAAAGTCAAATGATTATGTGTATGACAAAGAAGAAAAAGTTGCATTCATTGAAAAAGCTAAGGTCGAATATAAGAAATGGAAAGATGAAGATAATTTGAGCGTTGATGAAATCGCTTACAATATCTACAAGAAGATCATGCTCGATAAGAAAATTTCAAAAGCTGTTGTAGCTCAGGTTTTCGCAGACTTTATCATTGACGCCGATTTTGAAGGCGTAGAAGCAGATGAAAACCTTAGCTATTTGGTTAATGCGATTAAGAATGTGACGGGCAAATAA